The following proteins are encoded in a genomic region of Eulemur rufifrons isolate Redbay chromosome 18, OSU_ERuf_1, whole genome shotgun sequence:
- the LOC138399088 gene encoding histone H2A type 1-H, whose translation MSGRGKQGGKARAKAKTRSSRAGLQFPVGRVHRLLRKGNYAERVGAGAPVYLAAVLEYLTAEILELAGNAARDNKKTRIIPRHLQLAIRNDEELNKLLGKVTIAQGGVLPNIQAVLLPKKTESHHKAK comes from the coding sequence ATGTCTGGCCGTGGCAAACAAGGAGGCAAAGCTCGCGCCAAGGCGAAAACTCGCTCTTCTCGGGCGGGCCTTCAGTTTCCTGTAGGCCGTGTGCACCGCCTGCTCCGCAAAGGCAACTATGCCGAACGGGTCGGAGCCGGCGCGCCGGTGTACCTGGCGGCGGTGTTGGAGTATCTGACCGCCGAAATTCTGGAGCTGGCGGGCAACGCGGCTCGGGACAACAAGAAGACTCGTATCATTCCTCGCCACCTGCAGCTGGCCATCCGCAACGATGAGGAGCTCAACAAGCTGCTGGGCAAAGTCACCATCGCTCAGGGCGGCGTTCTGCCCAACATCCAGGCCGTGCTGCTGCCAAAGAAAACTGAGAGCCACCATAAGGCCAAGTAA